The sequence below is a genomic window from Cedecea neteri.
TCATCCCTCAATTATTCAAGGTTAATGACCTGAAATATATGAAGCGCGAGCTATCCGCACTGGATCGTCTTGATTCGATAGGTTATATCAGCCAGATGAAACTTGCCATACGACCCGTTGTTCTGTCACGGCGATATGAGAAGAAATCGCCACTTTCGCTCCAGGTACAGCGGTCGCCGCCGTACACCTGCGTAACACCCGCGTTCTCCAGCCGCTGCCTTGCAAGCTGGTAGATATCAGCATAGTACTTTTCACCTGCTGCACGGAAAGCACTTGCTGCTTGTTGGTCTTTTGCCACAAAGGCTTCACGGACCTCCGGCCCCACTTCGAACGCCAAAGGGCCAATTGCTGGCCCGAGCCAGGCACGAATATTCTGCGGGCGATCCTGGAAACAGGCTACCGTCTCTTCGAGCACGCCTTCACATAAACCGCGCCAGCCAGCATGCGCTGCCGCGACCTCAGTTCCCGCCTCATTACAAAACAGTACCGGCAGGCAATCCGCCGTCATCACCGCGCAAACCGTCCCCGGCGTATTGCTATAAGAAGCATCCGCTCGCTTTGAGGCATATGGTTCGCCCGTTAGCTTCAACACAGTTTTCCCGTGGACCTGCTCAAGCCAGACTGGCTTCGAAGGAAAGCCCGCGGCTGCGTAAAATAGCCGGCGGTTCTCTTCAACATGTGCCAGATCGTCGCCGCAATGGGCACCCAGATTCATCGAGTCATACGGCGCGAGACTAACGCCTCCCACGCGGGTTGAGCTACAGGCCGCAACACCTTTTGGAAGCGGCCAGTGCGGGACGATGGTTTTGGTCATAGCCAGTCCAGTTGGTCTTTATGGGTTTCGGTATCAGCGCGTAGAGCTTCGATCAGTTCAACCATATCCTGTGGGATTGGCGCGCTCCATTCCATCAGAATACCGCTGATAGGATGGTACAGGCGCAGCATGGTCGCGTGTAGCGCCTGACGGTCAAACTTGCGCAGTACGCTGACGAACTCTTCCGATGCACCTTTCGGCGGACGAGGACGGCCACCGTAGAGCTGATCGCCCACCAGCGGATGACTGATATGCGCCATGTGAACGCGGATCTGGTGAGTACGACCGGTTTCCAGACGCAGACGCAAACGCGTGTGCACGCGGAAGTGTTCCATAATGCGGTAGTGCGTCACCGCTGGTTTACCCATTGGATGCACGGACATGTGGGTACGTTTAGTTGGATGGCGGCTGATTGGTTCTTCTACCGTACCGCCACCAGTCATGTGGCCAATAGCTACTGCTTCGTACTCACGGGTGATTTCACGCAGCTGAAGGGCTTCAACCAGGCGAGTTTGCGCCGGGACAGTTTTTGCCACAACCATCAGGCCGGTGGTGTCTTTATCCAGACGGTGAACAATGCCCGCACGCGGCACATCCGCAATTGGCGGGTAATAGTGCAGCAATGCATTGAGCACAGTACCGTCCGGGTTGCCTGCACCGGGGTGAACAACGAGGTCGCGTGGCTTGTTGATCACCAGGATATCTTCATCTTCGTAGACGATATTCAGCGGGATATCCTGAGCCTCCCAGCGCACCTCTTCTTCAATTTCAGCATTGATGGTTACGCTCTCGCCACCCAACACTTTCTCTTTCGGCTTGTCCCAGACAACGCCGTTGACCGTAACTCGCTGGTCAAGAATCCATTCTTTTATGCGCGAACGCGAATAATCCGGGAACAATTCGGCCAATGCCTGATCTAAGCGTTGACCCAGTTGTGAATCGGACACCGTTTCGGTGAGTTGTACTAGTTGTGCCATAGACAGCTTCTTTCGTTAACGTTGGGTTTTACGGCAATGCCGTTTAATATAATGTGCTATTGTAGCTGGTCTTTATCGGGAGCCGGAACACGAACTCTCCCGGAAATAACATTACTTAGGAAAGTCAAACGTCATGACGCGCATGAAATATCTGGTGGCAGCTGCCACGTTGAGCCTGGCTTTGGCTGGTTGCTCCAGTTCCAAGGATGAGGTTCCTGATAATCCGCCTTCTGAGATCTACGCGACTGCCCAGCAAAAGCTGCAGGACGGTAACTTTAAAGCTGCGATAACGCAACTGGAAGCGCTGGATAACCGCTATCCATTCGGCCCGTACTCTCAGCAAGTGCAGCTCGACCTGATCTACGCCTACTACAAAAATGCGGACTTACCGCTGGCTCAGGCGGCGATCGATCGCTTTATGCGCCTCAATCCAACTCATCCAAACATCGACTACGTACTTTACATGCGTGGCCTGACGGACATGGCGTTGGATGACAGTGCGCTGCAGGGCTTCTTCGGCGTTGACCGTTCCGACCGTGATCCACAGCACGCTCGCGATGCCTTTAACGACTTCTCGAAGCTGGTGCGCGGCTACCCGAACAGCCAGTACGTTACCGATGCGACTAAACGTCTCGTGTTCCTTAAAGATCGCCTGGCGAAGTATGAGCTTTCCGTGGCGCAATATTACACGAAACGCGGCGCGTGGGTGGCAGTAGTTAATCGCGTTGAAGGTATGCTGCGTGATTATCCTGACACTCAGGCCACCCGTGATGGCCTGAAGCTAATGGAAAATGCCTACCGCGAGCTGCAGATGCCGGGTCAGGCAGAGAAAGTAGCGAAGATCATTGCCGCCAACAGCAGCAACACCTGACCGACAATATCACAAGAAAAACGGCAGCCTCGGCTGCCGTTTTTTTATCTGCCGACGCAAAAACTGAAACGGTTTAGCGTCAGGTCATCCCATCAAATATGGACGTGATTTCCGATAACCACAAGCCTTAAAAGCACATATCCTGTCCTGCCTCACAAAAAGGTCTCCTTGACAAAAAGTGACAAAATAACGTGATTTACATCACACATTTTGACATTAAGAACGGTATGCTGGAGTTACCAAGACGGCAAAGACAAGAGGTAAATTTATGACAATGAACATTACCAGCAAGCAAATGGAAATCACCCCAGCTATTCGCCAGCATGTCGCCGACCGTCTCAGCAAACTGGACAAGTGGCAAACTCATCTTATTAATCCACATATTATCTTGTCCAAAGAGCCTCAAGGTTTTGTGGCTGATGCCACGATTAACACACCGAATGGGCACCTCGTAGCCAGTGCCAGGCATGAAGATATGTACACAGCTATCAACGATTTGATCAACAAACTGGAGCGGCAGTTAAATAAAGTGCAACACAAAGGTGAAGCACGTCGCGCAGCAGGTTCAGTGAAAGACGTGTCCTTCGCAGAAGCAGAAGCTGACGAAGAGTAATACATCACTCTCCTTCCACTCACCGCAACGCGCCTCCGGGCGCGTTTTTTATTGACAGAACGAAAACAGAGCAGGTACTTTACCTCTCAGATTCCTCAGGAAACCTGACATGAAACTTTTCCCGTTCTTCTTCGCATTCTTTTTTACCTTCCCCTGACTGGGAGGCAATTCGTCGTGTGATAAAGAATGCGAAGACGAACAAACAAGCCTCCCAAACGGGAGGCTTTTTTTATGGACACCGAAAAGGTAGCGTTATGACCGAAATTAATCCGTTGCTGGCCCTGCGCGATAAAATCAGCGCGCTGGATGAAAAGCTGTTAGCCCTGCTGGCAGAGCGCCGTCTGCTGGCGGTTGAGGTTGGCAAAGCAAAACTCGCTTCTCACCGCCCGGTACGCGATATCGATCGTGAAAGAGACTTACTGGAACGTCTGATTACTCTCGGTAAAGGTCACCATCTCGATGCCCATTACATCACGCGCCTGTTCCAGCTCATTATTGAAGACTCCGTTCTGACCCAGCAAACTCTGCTGCAGCAGCACCTGAACAAAACGAACCCGCATTCTGCTCGCATTGCTTTCCTCGGTCCTAAAGGTTCTTATTCTCACCTTGCCGCGCGCCAGTACGCCGCGCGTCACTTTGAGCAGTTCATCGAAAGCGGTTGTGCCAAATTCCACGACATCTTCAATCAGGTAGAAACCGGCCAGGCCGATTACGCCGTGGTGCCAATCGAGAACACAAGTTCGGGCGCCATTAACGACGTCTACGATCTACTGCAGCACACCAGCTTGTCGATTGTCGCCGAAATGACCGTGCCAATTGACC
It includes:
- the yfiH gene encoding purine nucleoside phosphorylase YfiH, which translates into the protein MTKTIVPHWPLPKGVAACSSTRVGGVSLAPYDSMNLGAHCGDDLAHVEENRRLFYAAAGFPSKPVWLEQVHGKTVLKLTGEPYASKRADASYSNTPGTVCAVMTADCLPVLFCNEAGTEVAAAHAGWRGLCEGVLEETVACFQDRPQNIRAWLGPAIGPLAFEVGPEVREAFVAKDQQAASAFRAAGEKYYADIYQLARQRLENAGVTQVYGGDRCTWSESGDFFSYRRDRTTGRMASFIWLI
- the rluD gene encoding 23S rRNA pseudouridine(1911/1915/1917) synthase RluD; this encodes MAQLVQLTETVSDSQLGQRLDQALAELFPDYSRSRIKEWILDQRVTVNGVVWDKPKEKVLGGESVTINAEIEEEVRWEAQDIPLNIVYEDEDILVINKPRDLVVHPGAGNPDGTVLNALLHYYPPIADVPRAGIVHRLDKDTTGLMVVAKTVPAQTRLVEALQLREITREYEAVAIGHMTGGGTVEEPISRHPTKRTHMSVHPMGKPAVTHYRIMEHFRVHTRLRLRLETGRTHQIRVHMAHISHPLVGDQLYGGRPRPPKGASEEFVSVLRKFDRQALHATMLRLYHPISGILMEWSAPIPQDMVELIEALRADTETHKDQLDWL
- the bamD gene encoding outer membrane protein assembly factor BamD; the encoded protein is MTRMKYLVAAATLSLALAGCSSSKDEVPDNPPSEIYATAQQKLQDGNFKAAITQLEALDNRYPFGPYSQQVQLDLIYAYYKNADLPLAQAAIDRFMRLNPTHPNIDYVLYMRGLTDMALDDSALQGFFGVDRSDRDPQHARDAFNDFSKLVRGYPNSQYVTDATKRLVFLKDRLAKYELSVAQYYTKRGAWVAVVNRVEGMLRDYPDTQATRDGLKLMENAYRELQMPGQAEKVAKIIAANSSNT
- the raiA gene encoding ribosome-associated translation inhibitor RaiA, which encodes MTMNITSKQMEITPAIRQHVADRLSKLDKWQTHLINPHIILSKEPQGFVADATINTPNGHLVASARHEDMYTAINDLINKLERQLNKVQHKGEARRAAGSVKDVSFAEAEADEE
- the pheL gene encoding pheA operon leader peptide PheL yields the protein MKLFPFFFAFFFTFP